In Triticum aestivum cultivar Chinese Spring chromosome 5B, IWGSC CS RefSeq v2.1, whole genome shotgun sequence, the following proteins share a genomic window:
- the LOC123114654 gene encoding wall-associated receptor kinase 4: MKFFDRLPLATASKSFEPNPVKIGNFSIKAAEARVWLPVAWQCYDSSGKPSRSDYRNLEFNKGGVYRISNAKSNLFVLGCKTTGYLASQPDQGSGESTSYAQFTGCLCYCNNSQSAVNGACSGVGCCHVGIPPDLTDNWVAFMSYDNTDKVNFSPCDYAFVAEKKHYTFNTTDLKRALRQNTWGWEMPVVLDWAIRDSPTCKEARKKEGYACISSNSLCLNSTNGPGYICNCRRGYEGNLYIVDGCTDINECEHLDHYSCKGVCTNRQGSYECTCPKHTHSADPYKEVCSPNFPTNAKIIVGAIGGMLVMVIMVFFWLLIEEKRKMKEHFEKNGGPTLEKLNNIKLFKKEDIRKIQKSSNIIGSGGFGKVYKGCIGDNNELVAVKEPINVNSANKGQFANEIIIQSRVIHRNILKLVGCCLQVEVPILVYEFVPNGCLHDILHNGSRMHLDMCKRLKISAESAEGLAYMHSKTTTTILHGDVKPANILLNDEFTPKISDFGISRLIVTDMQHTGNVIGDMSYMDPVLLQTGLLTKKSDVYSFGVVLLELITRKKASHSDKNSLLRNFLDAYTKDKSVIELVDKELAEVDREILDNLGEMIMQCLNLDVNQRPEMTDVAERLRDMVKRFNAQWNDQLDDHVVSQ; the protein is encoded by the exons ATGAAGTTCTTCGACCGCCTACCATTGGCAACTGCCTCGAAAAGCTTC GAACCGAATCCTGTTAAGATCGGCAACTTCTCCATCAAGGCGGCTGAGGCCCGCGTGTGGCTGCCTGTAGCGTGGCAGTGCTACGACTCCTCCGGCAAGCCGAGTAGGTCAGACTACAGGAACCTAGAGTTCAACAAAGGGGGCGTGTACCGCATCTCCAACGCCAAGAGCAACCTCTTTGTCCTGGGCTGCAAAACCACGGGCTACCTCGCGAGCCAGCCGGACCAGGGCTCCGGCGAAAGCACGTCTTACGCCCAGTTCACCGGCTGCCTCTGCTACTGCAACAACTCCCAGAGCGCGGTGAACGGTGCCTGCTCCGGGGTAGGCTGCTGCCACGTAGGCATTCCACCGGACCTCACCGACAACTGGGTGGCCTTCATGAGCTACGACAACACCGACAAGGTCAACTTCAGCCCCTGTGATTATGCGTTTGTGGCGGAGAAAAAACATTACACCTTCAACACCACCGACCTCAAGAGGGCACTGCGCCAGAACACCTGGGGCTGGGAGATGCCGGTGGTCCTCGACTGGGCCATCCGCGACAGCCCCACCTGCAAGGaggcaaggaagaaggaggggtacGCCTGCATAAGCTCCAACAGTCTCTGCCTCAACTCTACCAATGGACCTGGATACATCTGCAACTGCCGCCGAGGCTACGAGGGCAACCTCTATATTGTTGATGGTTGTACCG ATATAAATGAGTGTGAGCATCTTGACCACTACTCTTGCAAGGGAGTGTGCACGAACAGACAAGGTTCTTACGAATGTACATGCCCCAAACATACACACAGTGCTGATCCGTACAAAGAAGTATGCAGCCCGAATTTTCCAACCAACGCAAAGATCATTGTAG GTGCAATAGGGGGCATGTTAGTTATGGTAATTATGGTCTTCTTCTGGCTTCTTATTGAAGAGAAAAGAAAGATGAAAGAACATTTTGAAAAGAATGGCGGACCTACATTGGAAAAGCTCAATAATATAAAGCTATTCAAAAAGGAAGACATCAGGAAAATTCAGAAAAGTAGCAACATTATTGGAAGCGGTGGTTTTGGTAAGGTTTATAAGGGGTGCATTGGCGataataatgagttagttgcagtgAAGGAGCCCATCAATGTTAACTCAGCAAACAAGGGTCAATTTGCAAATGAGATCATCATTCAGTCTCGAGTCATTCACAGGAACATTTTGAAGCTCGTAGGTTGTTGCTTACAAGTTGAAGTCCCAATCTTGGTCTATGAGTTTGTACCTAATGGTTGCCTTCATGACATTCTCCATAATGGTAGCAGGATGCATCTCGATATGTGTAAACGTCTAAAAATTTCTGCTGAATCGGCGGAAGGTCTAGCTTATATGCATTCAAAAACCACTACCACAATCCTCCATGGTGATGTTAAACCAGCTAATATACTTCTGAATGACGAGTTCACACCAAAGATCTCAGACTTTGGTATATCAAGGTTAATTGTTACAGATATGCAACACACTGGAAATGTTATTGGTGACATGAGTTATATGGATCCAGTTCTTCTACAAACAGGATTACTAACCAAGAAGAGTGATGTCTATAGTTTTGGGGTTGTGCTCTTGGAGCTCATTACAAGGAAGAAGGCATCACATTCTGACAAGAACAGCTTATTGAGGAACTTTCTTGATGCTTACACGAAGGACAAGTCTGTGATTGAGCTCGTGGACAAGGAACTTGCAGAGGTAGATCGAGAGATTCTTGATAATTTAGGAGAGATGATTATGCAATGTCTAAATCTTGATGTCAATCAGAGACCGGAGATGACAGATGTTGCAGAGCGTCTTCGTGACATGGTTAAGAGGTTTAATGCCCAATGGAATGATCAACTGGATGATCATGTGGTTTCGCAGTAA